One segment of Bradyrhizobium sp. WD16 DNA contains the following:
- a CDS encoding substrate-binding domain-containing protein translates to MRMQSSTRDLLGTASVLALTAAAFLASSGAPASAAANKGIYVGGSTLASEAFRQIFNCYTGATVGGDGFSFSSSFNAATPTPGLLPSTCTVASTVQGMYAGVGSGNGFRGFISNNPAQWYGGTVTPVTTIAPPFPASQPPYIDSANSTNFGSYPYPRVDIGLSDSPLAATLAALTTTSISFTPTNNWTATSAVTASGSSVVTYSTGTYGNPIQIPAFEVNVAIPINVQSTSLQINSQIKSGGNIVGGGAIQLTEGQMCAIFSGLVTDWNSTATIPYLDSTGAQKTANFYYANVGNGISAAQPYANASLPIRVVFRTDGSGTSFILTNYLKAVCPLLDPNDTYKYKSIFSTGTKTLPSNGFADLVTNIQAARGNGPWTPATTVAGAWVGASGSGGVQAAVGITSTQAGRIGYVSADFTKPYAIAAVAPDAASLQNEQLRIAGTAIPNTSTSLTFVAPTPAAADAAWSDTRLQAPATTWTWADYNIYNNTFTGTVTQGGVNVSGLSVLPLTNVAAAYPLSGTTFLALYSCYSVQTDTARVTNLKNFLNWYIKGADSTDPNYDAKVSQVIQNNGFHHIPVSYKTNIVAQYLAIAANGLISAAPASGTGTKGCASVTGGAL, encoded by the coding sequence ATGAGAATGCAATCGTCTACCAGAGACCTGCTCGGCACCGCTTCGGTGCTTGCACTGACAGCCGCGGCCTTCCTTGCATCGTCGGGCGCGCCCGCGAGCGCGGCAGCCAACAAGGGCATCTACGTCGGCGGCAGCACGCTCGCCTCGGAAGCCTTCCGCCAGATCTTCAACTGCTATACGGGCGCCACCGTCGGCGGCGACGGCTTCAGCTTCTCGTCCAGCTTCAATGCCGCGACGCCGACCCCGGGCTTGTTGCCGTCCACCTGCACGGTGGCGTCGACGGTGCAGGGCATGTATGCCGGCGTCGGCTCCGGCAACGGCTTCCGTGGCTTCATCAGCAACAATCCGGCGCAGTGGTACGGCGGCACGGTAACGCCTGTGACCACGATCGCTCCGCCGTTCCCCGCCAGCCAGCCGCCATACATCGACAGCGCCAATTCGACCAATTTCGGCAGCTATCCCTATCCGCGCGTCGACATCGGCCTGTCGGACTCGCCGCTGGCCGCAACCCTCGCGGCCCTCACCACGACGTCGATCAGCTTCACGCCGACGAACAACTGGACGGCGACCTCCGCGGTCACCGCGAGCGGTAGCTCCGTGGTCACCTACAGCACCGGCACCTACGGCAACCCGATCCAGATCCCGGCGTTCGAAGTCAACGTCGCGATCCCGATCAACGTCCAGAGCACCTCGCTCCAGATCAACTCGCAGATCAAGTCCGGCGGCAACATCGTGGGTGGCGGCGCCATCCAGCTCACCGAAGGCCAGATGTGCGCGATCTTCTCGGGCCTGGTGACCGACTGGAACAGCACCGCCACCATCCCCTACCTCGACAGCACCGGCGCGCAAAAGACCGCGAACTTCTACTATGCGAACGTCGGCAACGGCATCAGCGCGGCCCAGCCCTACGCGAACGCCTCCCTGCCGATCCGGGTGGTGTTCCGCACGGACGGCAGCGGCACCAGCTTCATCCTGACCAACTACCTGAAGGCCGTCTGTCCGCTGCTCGATCCCAACGACACCTACAAGTACAAGTCGATCTTCAGCACCGGAACCAAGACGCTCCCCAGCAACGGCTTCGCCGACCTCGTCACCAACATCCAGGCCGCCCGCGGCAACGGGCCCTGGACACCGGCCACGACCGTTGCGGGCGCCTGGGTCGGCGCAAGCGGCAGCGGCGGCGTTCAAGCCGCTGTCGGCATCACCTCCACGCAGGCGGGCCGCATCGGCTACGTCAGCGCCGACTTCACCAAACCCTACGCCATCGCCGCAGTTGCGCCGGATGCAGCCTCCCTGCAGAACGAGCAGTTGCGCATCGCCGGCACCGCCATCCCGAACACGTCCACAAGCCTGACGTTCGTTGCGCCGACGCCGGCTGCCGCCGACGCCGCGTGGAGCGACACCAGGCTGCAGGCGCCGGCCACCACCTGGACCTGGGCCGACTACAACATCTACAACAACACCTTCACCGGCACGGTGACCCAGGGCGGCGTGAACGTGTCTGGTCTGTCGGTGTTGCCGCTCACCAACGTGGCGGCCGCCTATCCGCTCAGCGGCACCACCTTCCTCGCCCTCTATAGCTGCTACAGCGTGCAGACCGACACAGCGCGTGTGACCAATCTCAAGAACTTCCTGAACTGGTACATCAAGGGGGCCGATTCGACCGACCCCAATTACGATGCGAAGGTCTCGCAAGTGATCCAGAACAACGGCTTCCACCACATCCCGGTCAGCTACAAGACAAACATTGTCGCCCAGTACCTGGCGATCGCCGCTAACGGCCTCATCTCCGCTGCGCCCGCATCGGGCACCGGCACCAAGGGATGCGCAAGCGTCACCGGTGGCGCCCTCTAG
- a CDS encoding tetratricopeptide repeat protein, translating into MARQVPPSSAKASAGHDLVPANGGERPSADLKRARDLHQQGIAHARQDRWRQALRAFGEAARLAPDQPAFNYCKGVALCRFDRFEEAREAFMAEVRVTPTHAPALAEIGTCLARVGRARDGIPYLQEGLRLLPNMPLAQYSLGLALLTESRRSEALAALDRALALDAGYAEAYRTRGLAHVMDGQFDKAVDDLRAASTIDSQNYKAILELGMNFGAAERNQQAARLFELAAESAPNVALPQYLYGHFLINHRQFERGLGYIDRALALDPLQAEHHVGRGFGFLGQGRVEDAVAAYRRAGELDPANAAVAGTLLFALQHKPGVTREELLREHKRWGLLYRPGAPADRLAFPNTPDVARKPRLGLVSADLHRHAVAFLTLRAFEALAALGYEIVCYNTDNKRLNDDFSDRYKAIAADWRDVSGIDDGALARRITDDRIDVLFDLAGHTTGNRLSLFATRAAPIQLGWAGYVGTVGLDTYDGLIADPVEIPPEHDHTYLERPIRLPDCYVCYHPPADAPDVPPLPSATGGRFTFGCFNRPAKLNTEVGKAWARILDEVPDSRVLMVYGGLGEASTRDAVYGVLARGGVPRERVELVGETEQTKLLQAYGEVDLALDPFPYSAGVTTLEAMWMGVPTVTFVGDTFAGRHAATHLIAAGLDGFCTASVDDYVAMAVEWTRRRDELADLRRGLRARVAASPLCDAPRFADNLSRELMRLWTEWCGARSARSAA; encoded by the coding sequence ATGGCGCGACAGGTGCCGCCATCATCCGCCAAGGCCTCTGCAGGTCATGATCTTGTGCCCGCGAACGGAGGCGAGCGCCCGTCGGCCGATTTGAAACGTGCGCGGGACTTGCATCAGCAGGGCATCGCGCACGCGCGGCAGGATCGCTGGCGCCAGGCGCTGCGCGCATTCGGCGAAGCGGCGCGGCTCGCGCCGGACCAGCCGGCCTTCAATTACTGCAAAGGCGTCGCGCTGTGCCGGTTCGATCGTTTCGAGGAGGCGCGCGAGGCGTTCATGGCGGAAGTCAGGGTGACGCCGACCCATGCGCCGGCGCTGGCCGAGATCGGCACGTGTCTCGCGCGCGTCGGCCGCGCCCGCGACGGCATTCCCTACCTTCAGGAGGGTCTGCGCCTGCTGCCCAACATGCCGCTCGCGCAATACAGTCTCGGCCTCGCGCTGTTGACCGAGAGCCGCCGCAGCGAGGCGCTCGCGGCGCTCGACAGGGCGCTGGCGCTGGACGCCGGCTATGCGGAGGCCTATCGCACCCGCGGCCTTGCCCATGTGATGGATGGCCAGTTCGACAAGGCCGTCGACGATCTCCGCGCCGCCTCCACCATCGACAGCCAGAACTACAAGGCGATCCTCGAGCTCGGCATGAATTTCGGCGCTGCGGAGCGCAACCAGCAGGCGGCGCGGCTGTTCGAGCTCGCCGCCGAAAGCGCGCCGAACGTCGCATTGCCGCAATATCTCTACGGCCACTTCCTGATCAATCATCGCCAGTTCGAGCGCGGGCTCGGCTATATCGATCGCGCGCTCGCGCTCGATCCGCTGCAGGCCGAGCATCATGTCGGGCGCGGCTTCGGATTCCTCGGGCAGGGCCGCGTCGAGGACGCGGTCGCTGCCTATCGGCGCGCCGGCGAGCTCGATCCCGCCAATGCCGCGGTCGCGGGCACGCTGTTGTTCGCGCTCCAGCACAAGCCCGGCGTCACGCGCGAGGAGCTGCTGCGCGAGCACAAGCGGTGGGGACTGCTGTATCGGCCGGGCGCGCCGGCGGATCGGCTCGCGTTCCCGAACACGCCGGACGTCGCGCGCAAGCCGCGGCTCGGCCTGGTATCGGCGGACCTGCATCGGCACGCGGTGGCGTTCCTCACCCTGCGCGCCTTCGAAGCGCTTGCAGCGCTCGGCTACGAGATCGTCTGCTACAACACCGACAACAAGCGGCTGAACGACGATTTCAGCGATCGCTACAAGGCAATCGCGGCCGACTGGCGCGACGTGTCGGGGATCGATGATGGGGCGCTGGCGCGGCGGATCACCGATGATCGCATCGATGTCCTGTTCGATCTCGCCGGCCACACCACCGGCAACCGCCTCTCGCTGTTCGCCACGCGCGCGGCGCCGATCCAGCTCGGCTGGGCCGGCTATGTCGGCACGGTGGGGCTCGATACGTATGACGGCCTGATCGCCGATCCGGTGGAAATTCCACCGGAGCATGACCATACGTATCTGGAGCGGCCGATCCGGCTGCCGGATTGCTATGTCTGCTATCACCCGCCCGCCGATGCGCCGGACGTGCCGCCGCTGCCGAGCGCGACCGGCGGCCGCTTCACCTTCGGATGCTTCAACCGGCCCGCGAAGCTCAACACCGAGGTCGGCAAGGCCTGGGCGCGGATTCTCGATGAGGTGCCGGACTCGCGCGTCCTGATGGTCTATGGCGGTCTCGGCGAGGCCAGCACCCGCGACGCCGTCTACGGCGTGCTCGCGCGCGGCGGCGTGCCGCGCGAGCGCGTCGAGCTGGTCGGCGAAACCGAACAGACGAAGCTGCTGCAGGCCTATGGCGAGGTCGACCTGGCGCTCGATCCATTTCCCTACTCGGCAGGCGTCACCACGCTCGAGGCGATGTGGATGGGCGTGCCGACCGTGACCTTCGTCGGCGACACCTTCGCCGGCCGTCACGCGGCGACGCATCTGATCGCCGCGGGGCTCGATGGCTTCTGCACGGCGAGCGTCGACGACTACGTCGCCATGGCGGTCGAGTGGACGCGCCGGCGCGACGAGCTCGCTGACCTGCGCCGCGGTCTGCGCGCACGAGTCGCGGCCTCGCCGCTGTGCGACGCGCCGCGCTTCGCCGACAATCTCTCGCGCGAGCTGATGCGGCTGTGGACCGAATGGTGCGGGGCGCGCAGTGCGCGCTCGGCGGCGTAG